In Blautia wexlerae DSM 19850, a single window of DNA contains:
- the hisD gene encoding histidinol dehydrogenase, with product MRTVKLTKESTKDILENLLKRSPNNYGKFESTVAQILDKVKNEGDAALFAYTKEFDKADVTKETIRVTDAEIEEAYAQIDPALLGVIRKALVNIRQYHEKQIQNSWFTSTTDGTMLGQKVTPLNRVGVYVPGGKAVYPSSVLMNIVPAKVAGVPHIVMTTPPGKDGKVCASTLVAAKEAGADEIYKVGGAQAIGALAFGTESIPKVDKIVGPGNIFVALAKKAVYGYVSIDSIAGPSEILVLADETANPHFVAADLLSQAEHDELACAILITTSEEFAKKVDEEVKGFVEVLSRKEIIQKSLDNFGYILIAEDMDEAIEAANEIAPEHMEIVTANPFEDMMKVKNAGAIFIGEYSSEPLGDYFAGPNHVLPTNGTAKFFSALSVDDFIKKSSIVYYSKSALRNIHKDIIQFATSEQLTAHANSIAVRFEDEDKE from the coding sequence ATGCGTACAGTAAAATTAACAAAAGAATCAACAAAGGATATTCTTGAGAATCTGCTGAAAAGAAGCCCGAATAACTATGGGAAATTTGAATCCACAGTAGCTCAGATCCTTGATAAAGTAAAAAATGAAGGGGACGCAGCCCTTTTTGCCTATACAAAAGAATTTGACAAAGCTGATGTGACAAAAGAGACTATCCGCGTCACAGATGCAGAAATTGAAGAGGCTTATGCGCAGATTGATCCTGCACTTCTTGGAGTGATCCGCAAAGCTCTGGTCAATATCCGTCAGTATCATGAAAAACAGATCCAGAACAGCTGGTTTACAAGCACAACAGATGGAACTATGCTTGGACAGAAAGTAACACCGTTAAATCGTGTGGGTGTCTATGTACCCGGTGGAAAAGCAGTTTATCCGTCTTCTGTACTGATGAATATTGTACCTGCGAAAGTGGCAGGAGTCCCGCATATTGTTATGACAACACCGCCCGGAAAGGATGGCAAAGTATGCGCTTCCACACTGGTAGCAGCCAAAGAAGCAGGAGCAGATGAGATTTATAAGGTGGGTGGTGCACAGGCGATCGGTGCCCTTGCTTTCGGAACAGAGAGTATTCCGAAGGTAGACAAGATCGTAGGTCCCGGAAACATTTTCGTAGCTCTTGCAAAGAAAGCAGTATATGGCTATGTAAGCATTGACTCCATTGCAGGACCGAGTGAGATCCTTGTTCTTGCAGATGAGACAGCTAATCCGCATTTTGTGGCAGCTGACCTTCTTTCCCAGGCAGAGCATGATGAACTGGCATGTGCTATCCTGATCACTACAAGTGAGGAATTTGCGAAGAAAGTAGATGAAGAAGTAAAAGGTTTCGTGGAGGTTCTTTCCAGAAAAGAAATCATTCAGAAGTCTCTTGATAACTTTGGATACATTCTGATCGCAGAGGATATGGACGAGGCGATTGAGGCAGCCAATGAAATCGCTCCGGAACATATGGAGATCGTGACAGCCAATCCCTTTGAAGATATGATGAAAGTGAAGAATGCAGGTGCGATCTTTATCGGAGAGTACAGTTCCGAGCCACTGGGAGATTATTTTGCAGGTCCGAACCATGTACTTCCTACAAACGGAACAGCCAAATTTTTCTCAGCCCTTTCCGTAGATGATTTCATCAAGAAATCAAGTATTGTATATTACTCAAAATCCGCACTGCGTAATATACACAAAGATATCATTCAGTTTGCAACTTCTGAGCAGCTTACTGCACATGCAAATTCTATTGCAGTTCGTTTTGAGGATGAAGATAAAGAATAA
- the hisB gene encoding imidazoleglycerol-phosphate dehydratase HisB, producing the protein MAREASAERNTKETEIKLKINLDGTGYSDIETGVGFFNHMLDGFTRHGLFDLSVRVHGDLQVDDHHTIEDTGIVLGTALKEAIGDKKGIKRYGSCILPMDESLVLCAIDLSGRPYFVWDAEFTTDRIGDMSTEMVKEFFYAISYACGMNLHIRVLAGGNNHHVAEAMFKSFAKALDAATSYDPRITDVLSTKGSL; encoded by the coding sequence ATGGCAAGAGAAGCCTCAGCAGAAAGAAATACAAAAGAAACAGAAATCAAATTAAAAATAAATCTGGATGGAACCGGATATTCTGATATTGAGACAGGTGTGGGATTTTTTAACCATATGCTGGATGGATTTACCCGTCATGGGCTCTTTGATCTCAGTGTCAGAGTCCATGGTGATCTTCAGGTGGATGACCATCACACCATCGAGGATACAGGAATTGTTCTGGGAACTGCATTAAAAGAAGCAATTGGTGACAAAAAGGGGATTAAGCGCTATGGAAGCTGCATCCTTCCCATGGATGAATCCCTGGTGCTCTGTGCGATTGATCTGTCCGGAAGACCTTACTTTGTATGGGATGCAGAGTTTACCACAGACAGGATCGGTGACATGTCCACGGAAATGGTAAAAGAGTTCTTCTATGCCATTTCCTATGCCTGTGGCATGAATCTTCATATCAGGGTTCTGGCAGGTGGGAATAATCACCATGTAGCAGAAGCAATGTTCAAAAGTTTTGCCAAAGCACTGGACGCAGCCACATCCTATGATCCAAGGATCACAGATGTTCTGTCTACCAAGGGCAGTTTGTAA
- a CDS encoding sirohydrochlorin cobaltochelatase produces the protein MKRKSMLALLLAVSMTCSMTAATGTVAFASDDAATEEAADDTEAAADDADAADTEEASDDTTEASDDDQKAADEVGALIDKIYVQERTDTTDEDCKAAKEAWDKLTDAQKELVTGEEASPEYFGRDTGDASKDDPRNQDEIGENELLVVSFGTSFNDSRAEDIKGIEDALAKAYPDWSVRRAFTAQIIINHVQARDDEVIDNMQQALDRAVANGVKNLVVQPTHLMHGAEYDEMTEAIDGYKDKFESVAIAEPMLGEVGDDATVINDDKKAVAQAITDEACKEAGFDDMKAAADAGTAFVFMGHGTSHTANVTYDQMQTQMDDLGFTNAFIGTVEGEPEDTACDKVIEKVKEAGFKNVILRPLMVVAGDHANNDMAGDDADSWKSQFEASGDFDSVDCQIAGLGRIAAVEDLYVAHTKAAIDSLGASDDAAAEDTDAKATDDSADDAQADDAAETTADTAEADAE, from the coding sequence ATGAAAAGAAAATCCATGTTAGCCTTATTACTGGCAGTATCCATGACCTGTTCCATGACAGCAGCAACAGGTACAGTTGCTTTTGCATCTGATGATGCAGCAACAGAAGAGGCTGCAGATGACACAGAAGCAGCTGCAGACGATGCAGATGCAGCAGATACAGAGGAAGCATCTGATGATACAACAGAAGCTTCTGATGATGATCAGAAAGCCGCAGACGAAGTTGGTGCCCTGATCGATAAGATTTATGTTCAGGAAAGAACAGACACAACTGACGAAGACTGCAAAGCAGCAAAAGAAGCATGGGACAAACTTACAGATGCTCAGAAAGAACTGGTAACAGGTGAAGAAGCAAGCCCTGAATACTTTGGACGTGACACAGGTGATGCTTCCAAAGATGATCCTCGTAACCAGGATGAGATTGGTGAGAATGAACTTCTTGTAGTAAGTTTTGGTACATCCTTCAACGACAGCCGTGCAGAGGATATCAAAGGAATCGAGGATGCCCTTGCAAAAGCATATCCGGACTGGTCAGTAAGACGTGCATTTACAGCACAGATTATCATCAACCATGTACAGGCAAGAGATGATGAAGTAATCGATAATATGCAGCAGGCTCTTGACCGTGCAGTAGCTAACGGTGTTAAGAATCTTGTTGTACAGCCGACACATCTGATGCATGGTGCAGAATATGATGAAATGACAGAGGCAATTGATGGATACAAAGACAAATTTGAATCTGTTGCAATTGCAGAGCCAATGCTCGGTGAAGTTGGTGATGACGCTACAGTAATCAATGATGACAAGAAAGCAGTTGCTCAGGCGATCACAGATGAAGCTTGCAAGGAAGCTGGATTTGATGATATGAAAGCAGCAGCAGATGCAGGCACAGCATTTGTATTCATGGGACATGGTACATCCCATACAGCTAACGTAACCTATGACCAGATGCAGACACAGATGGATGATCTTGGATTCACAAACGCTTTCATCGGAACTGTAGAGGGAGAACCGGAAGACACAGCATGTGACAAGGTTATCGAGAAAGTAAAAGAAGCAGGATTCAAGAATGTAATCCTTCGTCCTCTGATGGTTGTTGCCGGAGACCACGCTAACAATGATATGGCTGGTGATGATGCAGATTCCTGGAAATCTCAGTTTGAGGCATCCGGTGATTTCGACAGTGTTGACTGTCAGATCGCAGGTCTTGGAAGAATCGCAGCAGTAGAAGATCTGTATGTGGCTCATACAAAAGCAGCAATTGATTCTCTTGGAGCATCTGACGATGCAGCAGCAGAAGATACTGATGCCAAAGCAACAGATGACAGTGCAGACGATGCACAGGCAGATGACGCAGCTGAGACAACAGCTGATACTGCAGAGGCTGACGCTGAATAA
- a CDS encoding ABC transporter substrate-binding protein, protein MSVALFIICICTVCTAYAADKDNAKTPVDIPGLTYDHSMELSYAEEFSVDYYNDGYALITIDQEGQFLVVPEGKKAPKGLEKDITVIQQPLNNIYLVATSAMDLFRAIDGIDSIRLSGTQENGWYIQEAKDAMESGKMIYAGKYNAPDYELILDEGCGLAIESTMIHHNPEVEEKLEQFGIPVMVERSSYESHPLGRTEWMKLYAVLLGKEDVAEKAFKEQTDKLDKVLTSDDKDTGKTVAFFYINSTGAVNVRKNGDYVSNMIELAGGKYVPEDTGESDNALSTMNMQMEEFYAKAKDADYIIYNSTIDGELSTIDELLAKSNLLADFKAVKDGNVWCTGKNLFQETTELGTMIEDIHTILTTDDDSLDELAYMHKLK, encoded by the coding sequence ATGTCAGTTGCATTATTTATTATCTGTATATGCACTGTCTGTACAGCATACGCAGCAGATAAAGACAATGCAAAAACTCCTGTGGATATCCCGGGACTTACCTATGACCACAGTATGGAACTTTCCTACGCAGAAGAATTCAGCGTAGACTATTACAATGATGGCTATGCTCTGATTACTATCGATCAGGAAGGACAGTTTCTTGTAGTTCCAGAGGGAAAAAAGGCTCCAAAGGGGCTTGAAAAAGATATCACAGTTATTCAACAACCGCTGAACAACATCTATCTGGTAGCAACCTCTGCCATGGATCTTTTCCGCGCAATTGACGGTATTGACAGCATTCGTCTTTCAGGAACTCAGGAGAATGGATGGTATATCCAGGAAGCAAAAGATGCCATGGAATCCGGAAAAATGATTTATGCAGGCAAGTACAATGCACCGGATTATGAACTGATCCTGGATGAAGGCTGTGGTCTTGCCATTGAATCAACTATGATCCATCATAATCCGGAGGTGGAAGAGAAACTGGAACAGTTTGGTATCCCGGTAATGGTAGAACGTTCCAGTTATGAGAGCCATCCTCTGGGAAGAACTGAATGGATGAAACTCTATGCTGTGCTTCTCGGAAAGGAAGATGTAGCTGAGAAGGCATTTAAGGAGCAGACAGACAAGCTTGACAAAGTTCTGACCTCTGATGATAAAGATACAGGTAAAACAGTAGCATTCTTTTACATTAATTCCACAGGTGCTGTCAATGTGCGAAAGAATGGTGATTATGTTTCAAACATGATCGAGCTGGCAGGCGGCAAATATGTTCCCGAAGATACAGGAGAAAGTGATAACGCTTTGTCTACCATGAATATGCAGATGGAAGAATTTTATGCCAAAGCAAAAGATGCGGACTATATCATCTATAACAGTACTATCGACGGTGAACTTTCTACTATTGATGAATTGTTGGCAAAAAGTAATCTTCTGGCAGATTTTAAGGCAGTGAAGGATGGAAATGTGTGGTGTACGGGTAAAAATCTTTTCCAGGAAACCACCGAACTTGGAACCATGATCGAAGATATTCATACAATCCTTACTACAGATGATGATTCGCTGGATGAACTTGCATATATGCATAAGTTAAAATGA
- a CDS encoding FecCD family ABC transporter permease — protein sequence MAFLILAVFLMILFVWNVNAGSIHLSVSEILNIIFRHQGDATAYNIIWEIRLPRILSVIILGGALSVSGFLLQTFFNNPIAGPFVLGISSGAKLVVALLMIYFLSRSISMGSAAMIIAAFIGSMISMGFVLLVAKKVHNMSMLVISGVMIGYICSAVTDFVVTFADDSNIVNLHNWSLGSFSGMSWGNVKVMAIVVLLTMVIVFFMSKPIGAYQLGEVYAQNMGVNIKLFRIGLILLSSILSACVTAFAGPISFVGIAVPHIVKSLLKTARPLLVIPACFLGGAVFCLFCDLIARTVFAPTELSISSVTAVFGAPVVIYIMIRRQKRN from the coding sequence ATGGCATTTCTTATACTGGCGGTGTTTCTGATGATTTTATTTGTCTGGAATGTAAATGCCGGAAGCATTCATCTTTCAGTGAGTGAGATTCTGAATATTATTTTCAGACATCAGGGAGATGCGACTGCTTACAATATAATATGGGAAATCCGTCTTCCCAGGATTCTGTCAGTGATCATTCTTGGAGGAGCACTTTCTGTATCCGGATTTCTTCTTCAGACATTTTTTAATAACCCTATTGCAGGTCCCTTTGTACTTGGAATTTCTTCAGGAGCCAAGCTGGTAGTTGCACTTCTGATGATTTATTTTCTGAGCAGATCTATTTCCATGGGTTCTGCAGCCATGATCATTGCAGCATTTATCGGTTCTATGATTTCCATGGGATTTGTCCTGCTGGTTGCCAAAAAAGTCCACAACATGTCCATGCTGGTTATCAGCGGTGTCATGATCGGTTACATCTGTTCTGCAGTTACAGATTTCGTAGTTACATTTGCGGATGACTCCAATATCGTCAATCTTCACAACTGGTCACTGGGAAGTTTTTCAGGAATGTCCTGGGGTAATGTGAAAGTAATGGCAATAGTAGTTCTGCTCACAATGGTGATCGTGTTCTTTATGTCTAAGCCTATCGGTGCCTATCAGTTGGGTGAAGTTTATGCCCAGAATATGGGAGTGAATATCAAGCTGTTCCGCATAGGACTGATTCTCTTATCCAGTATTCTGTCTGCCTGTGTGACAGCTTTTGCAGGACCAATTTCTTTTGTTGGCATTGCAGTGCCTCACATTGTAAAAAGCCTGCTGAAAACAGCCAGACCGCTCCTTGTGATCCCGGCCTGTTTTCTGGGAGGGGCAGTATTCTGTCTTTTCTGTGATCTGATCGCCAGAACCGTATTTGCACCTACAGAACTCAGTATCAGTTCCGTAACAGCAGTGTTTGGCGCACCGGTTGTAATCTATATCATGATCCGCAGACAGAAGAGAAATTGA
- a CDS encoding ABC transporter ATP-binding protein: MSEKIADVIKETENNKADRQEQYFFRTDQLTVGYDGKPLIREINIQLKKGEILTLIGPNGAGKSTILKSITRQLATISGTVYLDKEKMAKMTNKEVSQKLAVVLTERMRPELMTCEDIVATGRYPYTGTLGILSAEDKTKVKKSMETVHAWDLKDRDFTAISDGQRQRILLARAICQEPEIIVLDEPTSFLDIRHKLELLTILKQMVLDHQLTVIMSLHELDLAQKISDKVICVHGEYIEKYGAPEEIFTSEYIQKLYGITRGSYNAAFGCVEMDPPRGEPQVFVIGGNGSGIPYYRKLQRQGIPFAAGVLHTNDVDCQVAGALADQVITEKPFESISQESYDKAVELMKKCQKVICPLKDFGTVNAANRELLRLARELGILAEL, translated from the coding sequence ATGTCAGAGAAAATAGCAGATGTAATAAAGGAAACAGAAAATAACAAAGCAGACCGGCAGGAACAGTATTTTTTCCGTACGGATCAGCTGACTGTGGGATATGACGGAAAACCTCTTATCAGAGAAATCAATATTCAGCTGAAAAAGGGAGAAATCCTCACTCTCATCGGTCCTAACGGTGCCGGAAAATCCACTATTCTTAAAAGCATCACCAGACAGCTTGCCACGATCAGCGGTACTGTTTATCTGGATAAAGAGAAAATGGCAAAGATGACCAATAAAGAGGTCTCTCAGAAACTGGCAGTCGTGCTCACAGAGCGTATGCGTCCGGAACTGATGACTTGCGAAGACATTGTAGCCACAGGGCGTTATCCTTATACAGGAACTTTGGGAATACTCTCCGCAGAGGATAAGACAAAGGTAAAGAAATCAATGGAAACCGTCCATGCATGGGATTTAAAAGACAGGGATTTTACAGCCATCAGCGATGGTCAGAGACAACGAATCCTTCTTGCCAGGGCTATCTGTCAGGAGCCGGAGATCATTGTACTGGATGAGCCGACTTCTTTTCTGGATATCCGTCATAAGCTGGAACTTCTTACCATTTTGAAACAGATGGTGCTGGATCATCAGCTTACAGTGATCATGTCGCTGCATGAGTTGGATCTTGCACAGAAAATATCTGATAAAGTTATCTGTGTACATGGAGAATATATAGAAAAATATGGTGCTCCGGAAGAAATCTTTACTTCTGAGTATATTCAGAAGTTGTATGGAATTACCAGAGGAAGCTATAATGCTGCTTTTGGATGTGTGGAGATGGATCCGCCCAGAGGTGAACCTCAGGTGTTTGTAATTGGCGGTAATGGAAGCGGAATTCCGTATTATCGAAAACTGCAGAGACAGGGAATTCCATTTGCGGCAGGAGTGCTTCACACGAATGATGTAGACTGTCAGGTAGCCGGTGCACTTGCAGACCAGGTGATTACAGAGAAACCTTTCGAAAGTATTTCACAGGAATCTTATGATAAGGCTGTGGAATTGATGAAAAAATGTCAGAAAGTTATCTGTCCTCTGAAAGACTTCGGAACAGTGAATGCCGCAAACAGGGAACTGCTTCGCCTTGCGCGGGAGCTGGGAATACTGGCAGAGCTATAG
- a CDS encoding glycosyltransferase family 2 protein: MDKLYIVIPAYNEQDNIEQVINDWYPVIEKHNGNGQSRLIVIDDGSKDSTYEKLKQCTKTRPLLIPITKPNGGHGATVLYGYKYALKNGADYIFQTDSDGQTLPEEFEPFWKRRQKYDMVIGWRKDRQDGISRVFVTKTLKLVIRICFGVNLTDANTPYRLMKAETMARYIHLIPKDFNLSNVLLAVIYKKKGCSIKFLPVTFRPRQGGVNSINMKKICKIGKQAVIDFVKLNRIIRRT, translated from the coding sequence ATGGATAAGTTATACATTGTTATCCCGGCATACAATGAGCAGGATAACATTGAACAGGTCATTAATGACTGGTATCCTGTTATAGAGAAGCATAACGGAAACGGTCAGTCACGTCTGATTGTCATTGATGACGGGAGCAAAGATTCTACATATGAAAAACTGAAACAGTGTACAAAGACACGCCCTCTGCTGATTCCGATAACAAAACCAAACGGCGGTCATGGTGCAACTGTGCTTTATGGCTATAAGTATGCACTCAAAAATGGTGCAGATTACATTTTCCAGACAGATTCAGACGGCCAGACACTGCCGGAAGAATTTGAACCGTTCTGGAAACGAAGACAGAAATATGATATGGTCATCGGCTGGAGAAAAGACAGACAGGATGGAATATCACGTGTTTTTGTAACAAAAACTCTGAAACTGGTTATCCGTATCTGTTTTGGGGTAAATCTGACAGATGCCAACACTCCGTACCGTTTGATGAAAGCAGAGACGATGGCCAGGTACATACATCTGATTCCGAAGGACTTTAATCTTTCCAATGTACTTCTGGCTGTTATTTATAAGAAGAAGGGATGCAGCATCAAATTTCTTCCTGTCACATTCAGACCTCGTCAGGGCGGGGTGAATTCCATTAACATGAAGAAAATCTGTAAGATCGGAAAACAGGCGGTAATAGATTTTGTGAAATTGAACAGGATTATCCGCCGAACATAA
- the glmS gene encoding glutamine--fructose-6-phosphate transaminase (isomerizing), protein MCGIVGFTGNHQAAPILLYGLSRLEYRGYDSAGLAVRDGEGDTEVIKAKGRLKVLADKTNNGESVPGTCGIGHTRWATHGEPSETNAHPHMSDDGNVVAVHNGIIENYQELKDKLIRNGYEFYSSTDTEVAVKLVDYYYKKYLGTPVDAINHAMVRIRGSYALAIMFKDYPGEIYVARKDSPMILGVENGESYIASDVPAILKYTRNVYYIGNLEMARIRKGEITFYNLDGDEIQKEPKTIEWDAEAAEKAGFEHFMIKEIHEQPKAVRDTLNSVLKDDRIDLSEVGLTDEEIKKISQIYIVACGSAYHVGMAAQYVIEDLTRIPVRVELASEFRYRNPILDPEGLVVIVSQSGETADSLAALREAKQRGIRTLGIVNVVGSSIAREADNVFYTLAGPEISVATTKAYSTQLIASYALAVQFGKVREQITEEKYQELIAELKTLPDKIAKIIEDDKERIQWFAAKQANARDAFFIGRGIDYAISMEGSLKMKEVSYVHTEAYAAGELKHGTISLIEDGTLVIGILTQNHLYEKTVSNMVECKSRGAYLMGLTTYGHYNIEDTADFTVYIPKTDPHFATSLAVIPLQLLGYYVSVAKGLDVDKPRNLAKSVTVE, encoded by the coding sequence ATGTGTGGAATTGTTGGATTTACAGGTAATCATCAGGCAGCACCTATATTATTATATGGTCTGTCCAGACTTGAATACAGAGGTTATGATTCAGCGGGACTTGCAGTTCGCGACGGCGAAGGTGATACAGAGGTTATTAAAGCGAAAGGCAGACTGAAAGTTCTTGCAGATAAAACTAATAATGGAGAATCTGTACCTGGAACATGTGGTATCGGACATACCCGTTGGGCGACACATGGAGAACCATCTGAGACAAATGCGCATCCCCATATGAGTGATGACGGTAACGTAGTAGCAGTTCATAATGGAATCATTGAGAATTATCAGGAACTGAAAGACAAACTGATCCGCAATGGCTATGAGTTTTATTCATCTACAGACACTGAAGTAGCAGTTAAACTTGTGGATTATTATTATAAGAAATATCTCGGAACACCGGTAGATGCCATTAACCATGCAATGGTCCGTATCCGCGGTTCCTATGCTCTTGCGATCATGTTTAAAGACTACCCGGGAGAGATTTATGTGGCAAGAAAAGACAGCCCGATGATCCTTGGGGTGGAGAACGGTGAATCTTACATTGCATCCGATGTTCCTGCAATTTTAAAATACACCAGAAATGTATATTATATTGGAAATCTGGAGATGGCTCGTATCAGAAAAGGGGAGATCACGTTCTACAATCTGGATGGTGATGAGATCCAGAAAGAGCCGAAAACAATTGAATGGGATGCAGAAGCGGCGGAGAAAGCGGGATTTGAACATTTCATGATAAAAGAAATTCATGAACAGCCGAAAGCAGTTCGGGATACTTTGAATTCTGTACTCAAAGATGATCGTATTGATCTCTCAGAAGTAGGTCTTACAGATGAGGAGATCAAAAAGATCAGCCAGATCTATATTGTAGCCTGTGGCTCTGCTTACCATGTGGGAATGGCAGCCCAGTATGTGATCGAAGATCTGACAAGGATTCCGGTACGTGTGGAACTGGCATCGGAATTCCGATACAGAAATCCGATTTTAGATCCGGAAGGTCTTGTGGTCATTGTCAGCCAGTCAGGGGAAACAGCAGACAGCCTTGCGGCACTTCGTGAGGCGAAACAGAGAGGTATCCGTACACTGGGAATTGTCAATGTGGTAGGTTCTTCCATTGCCAGAGAAGCGGATAATGTTTTTTACACTCTGGCGGGACCGGAAATTTCTGTAGCAACTACCAAGGCATACAGTACTCAGTTGATTGCCTCCTATGCACTGGCAGTGCAGTTTGGAAAAGTCAGAGAACAGATTACAGAAGAAAAATATCAGGAGCTGATCGCAGAGCTGAAAACACTTCCGGATAAGATTGCCAAGATCATTGAAGATGACAAAGAGCGTATCCAGTGGTTTGCGGCTAAGCAGGCAAATGCCAGGGATGCTTTCTTTATCGGGCGTGGTATTGACTATGCCATCAGTATGGAAGGCAGCCTTAAGATGAAAGAAGTCAGTTATGTACACACAGAAGCTTATGCGGCCGGAGAACTGAAACATGGCACAATCTCTCTGATTGAGGACGGAACTCTTGTGATCGGTATTCTCACGCAGAATCATCTCTATGAGAAAACAGTCTCCAATATGGTAGAATGTAAGAGTCGCGGTGCATACCTGATGGGACTCACCACATATGGACATTATAATATAGAAGATACTGCAGATTTCACAGTTTATATTCCGAAAACAGATCCACACTTTGCAACTTCACTGGCAGTTATTCCTTTGCAGCTGCTTGGCTACTATGTCAGCGTAGCCAAAGGCCTGGATGTAGATAAGCCGAGAAATCTGGCTAAGAGTGTAACTGTAGAATAG